The following are encoded together in the Adhaeribacter arboris genome:
- a CDS encoding carboxy terminal-processing peptidase: MFKLKTKFLAYAAVLLLVVVLASYKLIHRPDSIADKNSVLMKVLMQGLTSAHFHPKKVDDTFSKDVYKTYLEQLPFNKLLFTQADISQMSKYETDIDDEVKKGTYEFFDFATNLYQSRLKESETYYKEILAKPFDFNVEETVETDTDKLKYPADKAALKEAWRKYLKFQTMLQLSDLVDIQEKAKENKDSKVELKSMAALEEEARKKVVKTYENFYRQLNQYEKDEWLARYVNSITNLYDPHTQYFPPKAKEDFDLEISGRLEGIGAQLQDKDGQIRVMEVMPGTPSYRQGDLKAGDIILKVGQGKQEPVNVEGMRVDKAVQLIRGKKGTEVRLTIKKPDATIKVISLIRDVIIKEDTYAQSALIQDKRKVGYINLPGFYADFARKGGRNSGEDVKNEIAKLKREGATGIILDLRNNGGGSLPDAVEMTGLFIPEGPVVQVESSGAAPNVLRDRDAATQFDGPVVVMVNSFSASASEILAAALQDYKRAIILGSSSTYGKGTVQQVFDFDQVLPSEYDALKPFGSLKLTTQKFYRINGGATQLKGVTPDVILPDLYTYIEQGEKEQEYALPWDEIKPAGYQVWSKPALNIERIKANSKQRVASNELFNAITQQAKNFKARADMTYYSLKLTNYRAMQKKAKEESKKYEALQKSAPEITVTALKVDLDQAKSDSVKVNRINRFAKNLKKDIYLEEALNVVKDQFNE; the protein is encoded by the coding sequence ATGTTCAAATTGAAAACCAAATTTTTAGCGTATGCTGCCGTGCTGTTGCTGGTAGTAGTATTAGCTTCTTATAAATTAATTCACCGACCCGATAGCATCGCCGATAAAAACTCCGTGTTAATGAAGGTGTTAATGCAGGGCCTTACTTCTGCCCATTTTCACCCGAAAAAAGTGGACGATACTTTTTCGAAGGATGTGTATAAAACCTACCTGGAGCAATTACCCTTTAATAAATTATTATTCACGCAGGCGGACATTTCCCAAATGAGTAAATACGAAACGGATATTGACGACGAAGTAAAAAAAGGAACTTACGAGTTTTTTGATTTTGCTACCAATTTGTACCAATCCCGGTTAAAAGAATCGGAAACCTATTATAAAGAAATATTAGCGAAACCTTTTGACTTTAACGTGGAGGAAACGGTAGAAACGGACACCGATAAGTTAAAATATCCGGCCGATAAAGCAGCGCTAAAAGAAGCCTGGCGCAAATACCTGAAATTTCAGACCATGCTGCAGTTATCCGACTTGGTAGACATTCAGGAAAAAGCGAAAGAAAATAAAGACTCCAAAGTAGAGCTGAAATCCATGGCGGCTTTGGAAGAAGAAGCCCGTAAAAAAGTAGTTAAAACCTACGAGAACTTTTACCGCCAGTTAAACCAATACGAAAAAGATGAGTGGCTCGCCCGTTACGTCAATTCTATTACGAACCTGTACGATCCGCACACTCAATATTTCCCGCCTAAAGCCAAAGAAGATTTTGATTTAGAAATTAGTGGTCGCCTGGAAGGTATTGGCGCTCAATTGCAGGACAAAGATGGCCAGATTAGAGTAATGGAAGTAATGCCCGGCACTCCGTCTTACCGCCAAGGCGATTTAAAAGCCGGTGATATTATCTTAAAAGTGGGGCAGGGCAAACAGGAACCCGTTAACGTAGAAGGCATGCGCGTAGATAAAGCCGTGCAGTTAATCCGCGGTAAAAAAGGTACCGAAGTACGTTTAACCATTAAAAAACCCGATGCTACTATAAAAGTTATTTCTTTAATACGGGATGTAATTATTAAAGAAGACACCTATGCCCAGTCGGCTTTAATCCAAGACAAACGCAAAGTTGGCTACATAAATCTGCCTGGATTTTACGCCGATTTTGCCCGTAAAGGTGGCCGTAACAGCGGGGAAGACGTTAAAAATGAAATTGCTAAATTAAAAAGAGAAGGCGCTACCGGTATTATTCTGGATTTACGCAATAATGGCGGTGGTTCTTTACCGGATGCGGTAGAAATGACCGGTTTGTTCATTCCGGAAGGCCCGGTTGTGCAAGTAGAATCCAGCGGAGCGGCGCCTAACGTTTTACGCGACCGGGATGCTGCTACTCAGTTCGATGGTCCGGTAGTAGTAATGGTAAATTCTTTTAGTGCGTCGGCTTCCGAAATTCTGGCAGCGGCCTTACAAGATTACAAACGGGCGATTATTCTGGGATCCTCTTCTACCTACGGCAAAGGCACCGTACAACAAGTTTTCGATTTCGACCAAGTTTTGCCTTCCGAATATGATGCTTTAAAACCATTTGGTTCGTTAAAATTAACTACCCAGAAATTTTACCGGATTAACGGAGGCGCTACTCAGTTAAAAGGGGTTACTCCGGATGTAATTTTACCGGATTTATACACGTACATTGAACAAGGTGAAAAAGAACAGGAATATGCTCTGCCTTGGGACGAAATTAAACCAGCCGGTTACCAGGTTTGGTCGAAACCAGCTTTAAACATTGAGCGCATTAAAGCCAACAGCAAACAACGGGTAGCCAGTAACGAGTTATTTAACGCGATTACCCAACAGGCTAAAAACTTTAAAGCTCGCGCCGATATGACGTATTATTCCTTAAAATTGACTAATTACCGGGCCATGCAGAAGAAGGCGAAAGAAGAATCGAAGAAATACGAAGCTCTGCAAAAAAGCGCTCCCGAAATTACCGTTACGGCTTTAAAAGTCGACTTAGATCAGGCAAAATCAGATTCAGTCAAAGTAAACCGCATTAATCGGTTTGCTAAAAACCTGAAGAAAGATATCTATTTAGAAGAAGCATTAAACGTTGTAAAAGATCAGTTTAACGAGTAG
- a CDS encoding TonB family protein, protein MIDQPPLFHTGPIGVHLSQEKLFQLLAGQVTPDERQQLEAHLQQCSLCTDALEGFTRADTSVSQATLLELNHLIKKRTARRKTRTLLTDIKAWGVATAIVFLILISAAIVWNAVHTANTPPVPSDSKAGASNSDLSAQPVQGYSHLQSYLKQHAQLPAGASRKGRVILSFTVNPDSSLSNFKIIQSVEKATDQAAIDLVKKGPAWQPASQQKQKIAQVVNLSVVFK, encoded by the coding sequence ATGATTGACCAACCACCCTTATTTCATACCGGACCTATAGGCGTCCATTTGTCGCAGGAAAAGCTTTTTCAGTTATTGGCCGGTCAGGTAACCCCGGACGAAAGACAGCAGTTGGAAGCTCATTTGCAGCAATGCTCGCTTTGCACCGATGCTCTGGAAGGATTTACCCGGGCGGATACCTCAGTGTCGCAAGCCACCTTACTGGAGCTTAATCATTTAATTAAAAAGCGCACCGCTCGCCGCAAAACGCGTACTTTATTAACCGATATTAAAGCTTGGGGGGTAGCTACCGCCATTGTTTTTCTGATCTTGATTTCGGCAGCTATTGTTTGGAATGCCGTTCATACTGCCAACACTCCACCGGTGCCATCCGATTCTAAGGCGGGAGCTTCTAATTCTGATTTATCTGCCCAACCGGTTCAAGGCTACAGTCACTTGCAATCGTATTTAAAACAACACGCCCAATTGCCTGCGGGAGCTTCCCGGAAAGGCCGGGTAATCCTCAGTTTTACCGTAAACCCCGATAGCAGCCTGAGTAATTTTAAAATAATACAAAGTGTAGAAAAAGCTACCGATCAGGCAGCTATTGATTTAGTAAAAAAAGGACCGGCCTGGCAACCCGCCAGCCAACAAAAGCAAAAAATTGCGCAAGTCGTAAATTTGTCGGTTGTATTTAAATAA
- a CDS encoding RNA polymerase sigma factor, which yields MLFRKSSSGSLLKDEELIRLYQQTKDNTYVGELYRRYTHLVYGVCLKYLKDPEESKDAVMQIFEQLLGVLKKQEVTHFYNWLHVLTRNHCLMKLRADKTKEEKVKALARNGLLTEASPDTEMPELILDAKIETLEKGLAHIPPEQRQCVELFYLHKKSYKEIAELTGYDLNKIKSYIQNGKRNLKIYIDRRHD from the coding sequence ATGCTGTTCCGAAAATCATCTTCTGGGTCGCTGCTAAAAGACGAAGAGCTTATTCGCCTGTACCAGCAAACCAAAGACAATACGTACGTGGGAGAACTTTACCGGCGCTATACGCACCTGGTATATGGCGTGTGCCTGAAATACCTGAAAGATCCGGAAGAAAGCAAAGATGCGGTAATGCAGATTTTTGAGCAATTATTGGGGGTGTTAAAAAAGCAAGAGGTTACTCATTTTTATAACTGGCTGCACGTTCTTACGCGTAATCATTGCCTCATGAAACTTCGGGCAGATAAAACCAAAGAAGAAAAAGTAAAAGCCCTAGCCCGCAACGGATTGCTGACCGAAGCAAGCCCAGATACCGAAATGCCCGAACTGATACTGGATGCTAAAATAGAAACTTTGGAAAAAGGTTTAGCTCATATTCCTCCGGAACAGCGGCAATGCGTGGAACTGTTTTATCTGCATAAAAAATCGTACAAAGAAATTGCGGAACTAACGGGCTACGACTTAAATAAGATTAAAAGCTACATCCAAAATGGGAAAAGAAATTTAAAAATATACATTGATCGCCGCCATGATTGA
- a CDS encoding ScyD/ScyE family protein encodes MKQKLSILLLSLCLLVVTGCREFYEYFDSVEPKVLKVKDYASGLKSPLGLALDAKQQLWVTELGTGKDDGTVSVFVNGKKNVVIEDFPSTIGDEGLVGLNHLLVKDGMAYILHTNGYLYKADISSFTPGDTPLKAKNLEKENIGAFVLDYDFEADTEESNPYNLTAGPVGDIFITDAAANAVIRRSLSGELSVFTTFPNIANPTPVGPPSIHAVPTSIAFNKQTFYVTTLTGFPFPTGQARIFSVDLSGKVSLYQDGFTTLTNMTFDPVYNPVVVEHAQFTQQGFAPNTGRMVVATTNGPAKLITGLNQPTAIVRSGPLTYYVNSLADGKIVKVTNQ; translated from the coding sequence ATGAAACAAAAACTATCTATCCTGCTTTTAAGCCTTTGCCTCTTGGTTGTAACGGGCTGTCGTGAATTTTATGAATATTTTGATAGTGTTGAGCCAAAAGTTCTGAAGGTAAAAGATTATGCTTCCGGACTTAAGTCTCCTTTAGGTTTAGCTTTGGATGCCAAACAACAATTATGGGTTACCGAATTAGGAACCGGTAAGGATGATGGTACTGTTTCGGTGTTTGTAAACGGAAAAAAAAATGTAGTTATCGAAGACTTCCCTTCTACTATTGGCGATGAGGGTTTAGTGGGATTGAATCATTTATTAGTAAAAGATGGTATGGCCTACATATTACACACCAATGGGTACTTATACAAAGCAGATATAAGCTCTTTTACCCCCGGCGACACTCCCTTAAAAGCCAAGAATTTAGAAAAAGAAAATATCGGTGCTTTTGTTCTGGATTATGATTTTGAAGCAGATACCGAGGAGTCAAATCCTTATAATTTAACGGCTGGTCCGGTGGGCGATATTTTTATTACCGATGCGGCGGCTAATGCGGTTATACGTCGGAGTTTATCCGGTGAGTTAAGCGTATTTACTACCTTCCCCAACATTGCAAACCCTACTCCAGTTGGTCCTCCGAGTATTCATGCGGTGCCTACCAGCATTGCCTTTAACAAGCAAACTTTTTATGTTACTACCTTAACCGGCTTTCCTTTTCCCACCGGTCAGGCCCGGATTTTTAGCGTAGACCTATCGGGTAAGGTTTCTCTTTATCAAGATGGATTTACTACCTTAACCAATATGACGTTTGACCCGGTGTATAACCCGGTGGTGGTAGAGCACGCTCAATTTACGCAACAAGGATTTGCCCCTAATACGGGAAGAATGGTAGTAGCTACCACCAATGGCCCAGCCAAATTAATAACCGGTTTAAACCAACCCACTGCTATTGTCAGAAGCGGTCCGCTCACCTATTATGTAAACAGCTTAGCTGATGGTAAAATAGTAAAAGTTACGAATCAATAA
- a CDS encoding ComEC/Rec2 family competence protein has product MSYKIVTDLFAHTYKTIDVNGNGKNKNNTILMGSYVQLLNENKGIWTKVKAFSKTGWIEQHKIGDEPGLKVFYVDVGQGDGALIEIGNSFKMLIDGGPGNNLANYLSKWQYLYYFKRNEKVHFDYVFVSHFDKDHYNGLIDILNDDRYTFGTIYHNGIAKFDTKKSDFPADWRTTLGETHGEANEANEKLLITTFDSIDELNVFKERDILQAMMEKFTLAVTNAITQGRAQNFIRADFQTPIIHRNIANKDFTIEFLGPIPSEHNGGLAFHFFEDESHTVNGHSLVLKIKYGESTLLFGGDLNIPSEKHLLQHYQRNNPFEVDVAKSCHHGASEFTVEFMASINPLATIISSGDNESYSHPRADAIGCAGKYSRAQKPLVFSTELARSTNVKKNLIQFGMINLRSNGDSIIMAQMKEAKPSSSLWDIYQVKPVEETFE; this is encoded by the coding sequence ATGAGCTATAAAATTGTAACTGACCTTTTTGCTCATACCTATAAAACCATTGATGTTAATGGTAATGGTAAAAACAAGAATAATACAATTCTAATGGGTTCCTATGTGCAGCTTTTAAATGAAAATAAGGGCATCTGGACCAAGGTAAAGGCTTTTAGCAAAACTGGCTGGATAGAACAGCATAAAATCGGTGATGAACCTGGCCTTAAAGTTTTTTATGTAGATGTTGGTCAAGGGGATGGTGCGCTTATTGAAATCGGAAATTCTTTTAAAATGCTTATAGATGGGGGCCCAGGTAATAATTTAGCCAATTACCTCAGTAAATGGCAGTATCTTTATTATTTTAAGAGAAACGAAAAAGTGCATTTTGATTATGTTTTTGTTAGTCATTTCGATAAAGACCATTATAATGGTCTTATAGACATATTAAATGACGATCGGTATACTTTTGGCACTATATATCATAACGGAATTGCAAAGTTTGATACTAAAAAATCTGATTTTCCTGCTGATTGGAGAACAACTCTAGGGGAAACTCACGGAGAGGCAAATGAAGCAAATGAAAAACTGCTAATAACTACATTTGATTCTATAGATGAATTAAATGTTTTTAAAGAAAGGGACATTCTACAGGCTATGATGGAAAAGTTTACCTTAGCTGTAACGAATGCTATCACCCAAGGACGTGCTCAGAATTTTATTCGTGCCGATTTTCAAACACCTATTATACATAGAAATATTGCTAATAAAGACTTTACCATAGAATTTTTAGGTCCTATCCCTAGTGAACACAATGGTGGATTAGCTTTCCATTTTTTTGAAGATGAATCACATACGGTTAATGGACATAGCTTGGTTCTTAAAATAAAATATGGCGAATCAACCCTTTTATTTGGTGGCGATCTGAATATTCCTAGTGAGAAACACCTTCTTCAGCATTATCAAAGAAACAATCCATTTGAAGTGGATGTAGCTAAGTCCTGCCATCATGGTGCCTCCGAATTTACCGTAGAATTTATGGCATCTATTAATCCATTAGCAACTATTATTTCTTCCGGTGATAATGAATCTTATTCCCATCCCAGAGCCGATGCCATTGGATGCGCTGGTAAATATTCGCGAGCTCAAAAACCGTTAGTATTTTCAACGGAACTTGCCCGTTCCACCAATGTTAAGAAAAATCTTATTCAGTTTGGTATGATTAACCTTCGAAGTAACGGTGATAGTATTATTATGGCTCAAATGAAAGAAGCAAAACCTAGTTCGTCTTTATGGGATATTTACCAAGTTAAACCTGTTGAGGAAACCTTTGAATAA
- a CDS encoding DoxX family protein: protein MKILKITYWVTTAVVALMMTYSAYSYLTNPVMQQGFEHLGFPDYFRVELAIAKLIGIIVLLAPVSGRIKEWAYAGFVINFISAFIAHSAVGDPISNRIAPLIFLALLLVSYVTYHKKQSTLETPTYQEKHSLA from the coding sequence ATGAAAATTTTAAAAATTACTTATTGGGTTACCACAGCTGTAGTAGCTCTTATGATGACGTATTCGGCGTATTCTTATTTAACTAATCCTGTCATGCAGCAAGGTTTTGAGCATTTAGGTTTTCCGGATTATTTTCGGGTGGAACTTGCTATTGCCAAATTAATCGGGATAATAGTATTATTGGCACCGGTGTCCGGACGGATTAAAGAATGGGCGTACGCGGGCTTTGTTATTAATTTTATTTCGGCTTTTATTGCGCACTCCGCCGTTGGCGACCCAATTAGCAACCGAATAGCTCCCCTTATCTTTTTAGCTCTTCTGCTTGTTTCCTATGTTACGTATCATAAAAAACAATCGACATTGGAAACCCCGACCTATCAGGAAAAACATTCCTTAGCTTGA
- a CDS encoding proline dehydrogenase family protein — MITERKLSFDDTAIAFASKSNAELMKMYTLFATMNNNFLVKTGGNLVQRAFKWGLPVKFLIKPTIFQHFCGGENLLECNQAIQSLGQANIGTILDYSVEGENDENSFDRTTKEVLATIEKANTSKHIPFSVFKVSGIADSRILEKVQGKITLSPAEEKAFTRAHARMDILCQRAHQYGISIFVDAEESWFQEVVDNLTYEMMAKYNKEKAIVYNTYQLYRHDRLEILQRDYQNAVDHNYYLGAKLVRGAYMEKEARRAAEQGYDNPINPTKEASDALFNEALTFCIENIDRIAICAGTHNEASSYLLVDLMAKHGIAPNDKRIYFAQLYGMSDNLSFNLAHAGYNVAKYVPYGPVDAVIPYLLRRAEENTAIAGQSSREFNLIKKELQRRKAAK; from the coding sequence ATGATAACCGAAAGGAAGCTTTCTTTTGATGATACAGCCATAGCGTTTGCTTCTAAATCAAACGCTGAATTAATGAAGATGTACACGCTCTTTGCTACCATGAATAATAATTTTCTGGTAAAAACCGGTGGCAATTTGGTACAACGGGCCTTTAAATGGGGCTTACCCGTTAAATTTTTAATTAAGCCTACAATTTTCCAACACTTTTGCGGCGGCGAAAACTTACTCGAATGTAACCAGGCTATTCAAAGTTTAGGGCAGGCCAACATTGGTACTATTCTCGACTATTCGGTAGAGGGCGAAAACGATGAGAACAGTTTTGACCGCACTACTAAGGAAGTTTTAGCTACCATTGAGAAAGCAAATACTTCTAAACACATTCCCTTCTCCGTTTTTAAAGTAAGCGGTATTGCGGATAGTCGCATCCTGGAAAAAGTTCAAGGAAAAATAACCCTTAGTCCGGCGGAAGAAAAAGCTTTTACCCGCGCCCACGCCCGAATGGACATTCTTTGCCAACGGGCGCATCAATATGGCATTTCTATTTTTGTAGACGCCGAGGAGAGTTGGTTTCAGGAAGTGGTAGATAATTTAACTTACGAAATGATGGCGAAATACAATAAAGAAAAAGCCATTGTTTATAATACGTACCAGTTGTATCGCCATGATCGGTTGGAAATTCTTCAACGCGATTACCAGAATGCAGTAGATCATAATTACTATTTAGGAGCTAAATTAGTGCGCGGGGCTTACATGGAAAAAGAAGCTCGCCGTGCGGCAGAACAAGGCTACGACAATCCCATTAACCCCACCAAAGAAGCTTCGGATGCACTCTTTAATGAAGCTTTAACTTTCTGCATCGAAAATATCGATAGGATTGCCATTTGTGCCGGTACGCATAATGAGGCTAGTTCTTATTTACTCGTGGATTTAATGGCAAAGCACGGTATTGCTCCCAACGACAAGCGCATTTACTTCGCGCAATTATACGGCATGAGCGATAATTTATCTTTCAATCTGGCGCACGCGGGTTACAATGTAGCCAAATACGTACCTTATGGACCGGTGGATGCGGTTATACCTTATTTACTGCGCCGGGCTGAAGAAAATACCGCCATTGCCGGCCAAAGCAGCCGGGAATTTAACTTAATCAAAAAAGAATTGCAACGACGTAAAGCGGCAAAGTAA
- a CDS encoding energy transducer TonB — translation MKFLPAPDYSLDDIVFEGRHQAYGAYALRKAYPQHVLKDTTYMFAAVGLFITVAHVSHLLFSDPLPATRPQNNVIRMETVVLPKVEERIIQQPITKHTTKLVPAGATKRFVTNRIVPDAVPVKDNMPDQTLLTEAEPGLKDALGEINNGATPAVDLSGSLGNSDAAGSENEIRDFVEKMPEFPGGMKQMYEFIRQNLRYPHEASRLGLEGLVVVTFVVDKAGQISDIKVIKDVGGGTAEEAIRVIRSMKPWQPGRQNGQPVSVRFTLPLRFSLSS, via the coding sequence ATGAAATTCTTGCCCGCTCCCGATTATTCCTTGGATGATATTGTTTTTGAAGGTCGTCATCAGGCTTACGGTGCTTACGCCCTCCGCAAAGCCTACCCGCAACATGTATTAAAAGATACCACTTATATGTTTGCGGCCGTAGGTTTGTTTATAACCGTTGCGCACGTCAGCCATTTACTATTCTCTGATCCGCTACCAGCTACCAGACCTCAGAATAATGTTATCCGGATGGAAACCGTAGTTTTGCCGAAAGTGGAAGAACGAATTATTCAACAACCAATTACGAAACATACTACTAAGTTAGTACCGGCCGGTGCTACTAAACGTTTTGTAACAAACCGGATAGTTCCGGATGCGGTTCCTGTTAAAGATAATATGCCTGACCAAACTTTACTTACCGAGGCAGAGCCTGGTTTAAAAGATGCGTTAGGAGAAATTAATAACGGAGCTACTCCCGCGGTTGATTTATCGGGAAGCTTAGGCAACAGCGATGCGGCCGGTTCGGAAAATGAAATAAGAGATTTTGTAGAGAAAATGCCCGAATTTCCGGGCGGGATGAAACAAATGTACGAGTTTATCCGGCAGAATTTACGCTACCCCCACGAAGCAAGCCGACTAGGGTTGGAAGGTTTGGTAGTAGTAACGTTTGTGGTAGATAAAGCCGGTCAAATTTCGGATATTAAGGTAATTAAAGACGTCGGCGGTGGTACCGCCGAAGAAGCTATCCGGGTGATCCGTAGCATGAAACCCTGGCAACCAGGACGGCAAAATGGCCAGCCGGTTTCGGTGCGTTTTACTTTGCCGTTGCGGTTTTCGCTGTCTTCCTGA
- the aroB gene encoding 3-dehydroquinate synthase translates to MLENIYIGPEAGVQLQTFLKNRAFDKVAVLIDENTRVHCYPLLRPYLPEHTLIQIKSGEEHKTLATCEQVWQKLTDLAASRWSVLVNMGGGVIGDLGGFCAGIFKRGIYFVQVPTTLLAQVDASIGGKTGIDFNGLKNHLGVFQEPLKVFIYPEFLNTLSEREIKSGYAEIIKHWLIADAASFEEQRYVGLMTEDWTKLIQDSVAVKARVVTADPREQGLRKILNFGHTIGHALETYLLSQPERRLLHGEAIAVGMLGESYLSFRKGLLTQAELAKIETFLFSIYEKVMLRGNEFSAIAALALQDKKNTGTTINCTLLAGIGKAVYDQPITLAEIEAALKYYTSL, encoded by the coding sequence TTGTTAGAAAATATTTATATCGGACCGGAAGCCGGAGTGCAGCTGCAAACTTTTCTGAAGAACCGGGCATTTGATAAAGTTGCGGTTTTGATAGACGAAAATACGCGGGTGCATTGCTACCCTTTGCTGCGGCCGTACTTACCCGAACATACCCTGATTCAAATAAAAAGCGGGGAAGAACATAAAACTCTGGCCACTTGCGAGCAGGTTTGGCAAAAATTAACGGATTTAGCGGCTAGTCGCTGGTCAGTGCTGGTAAATATGGGGGGTGGCGTAATTGGCGATTTAGGCGGATTCTGCGCGGGTATTTTTAAACGAGGCATTTACTTTGTGCAAGTTCCTACTACTTTACTGGCCCAGGTAGATGCCAGCATTGGTGGTAAAACTGGTATCGACTTTAACGGTTTAAAAAATCATTTAGGGGTGTTTCAGGAACCTTTAAAAGTTTTTATTTACCCTGAATTTTTGAACACCTTATCGGAACGGGAAATAAAATCGGGTTACGCCGAAATTATAAAACATTGGTTAATTGCGGATGCGGCTTCGTTTGAAGAGCAAAGATACGTGGGTCTGATGACGGAAGACTGGACGAAATTAATTCAGGATTCGGTAGCGGTAAAAGCCCGCGTAGTAACCGCCGACCCCCGGGAACAAGGCTTGCGTAAAATTTTAAACTTCGGTCATACGATTGGCCACGCCTTGGAAACGTATTTACTATCTCAGCCGGAACGCCGCTTATTGCACGGCGAAGCCATTGCGGTGGGAATGCTTGGCGAAAGTTATTTATCCTTCCGGAAAGGCTTATTAACCCAAGCTGAATTAGCTAAAATAGAAACCTTTCTGTTTTCAATCTACGAAAAAGTAATGCTCCGAGGCAATGAGTTTTCGGCAATTGCGGCTTTGGCTTTACAAGATAAAAAAAATACCGGCACCACTATTAACTGCACTTTATTGGCGGGCATCGGGAAGGCGGTTTACGACCAACCGATTACTTTAGCGGAAATAGAAGCCGCACTAAAATATTATACTTCATTATGA
- a CDS encoding winged helix-turn-helix transcriptional regulator, whose translation METDSKIHNTQACKVSVLAVKDALYVLNGKWKLPLILVLSEGPQRFNEIQRTLGDITPKILAKELRDLEQNDFVERKVFATTPVTVTYELTPYSKSLDRVLDELRDWGLQHRQRIMKAEPK comes from the coding sequence ATGGAAACGGATAGCAAAATTCATAACACGCAGGCCTGTAAAGTAAGCGTACTGGCCGTAAAAGACGCTTTGTACGTACTAAATGGTAAATGGAAACTACCGTTAATCTTGGTGTTATCGGAAGGCCCACAGCGGTTTAATGAAATTCAAAGGACCTTAGGGGATATTACCCCCAAAATTTTAGCTAAAGAGTTGCGGGATTTGGAACAGAATGACTTTGTAGAGCGCAAAGTATTTGCTACTACGCCGGTAACGGTAACTTACGAGCTGACTCCGTATAGTAAGTCGCTGGACCGAGTATTGGATGAATTACGGGATTGGGGATTGCAACACCGCCAACGAATAATGAAAGCCGAACCCAAATAG
- a CDS encoding TVP38/TMEM64 family protein — protein MKRLLFIFFFCCVLIIATFLMFGDLEQWMAVNLHSEKSIATYTCLSFSFMALDTLLPVPSSLLMILNGKILGLFWGTLMSWSSSLLASVFGFYLGRSANPYFDKFFSGQDKAFSNNFFQKFGNLAITISKALPILSEAISFVAGTTAISFKTFLLYSSLGHLVVSVIYAYLGNFSNTINSGLVTVMVIVSTVIIGWVVQKILKYKQKETNT, from the coding sequence ATGAAACGGCTCCTTTTTATATTTTTCTTTTGCTGCGTGCTTATTATTGCCACCTTTCTTATGTTCGGAGACCTGGAGCAATGGATGGCCGTTAACCTGCATTCCGAAAAATCAATTGCCACGTATACGTGTCTTAGCTTTAGTTTTATGGCTCTCGATACGCTTTTACCGGTGCCATCGAGTTTGCTCATGATTTTAAACGGGAAGATTCTAGGTCTTTTTTGGGGTACTTTAATGTCCTGGAGTTCAAGTTTGTTAGCCTCAGTTTTTGGATTTTACCTGGGGCGGAGTGCCAACCCGTATTTCGATAAGTTTTTTTCCGGGCAGGATAAAGCCTTTAGTAATAACTTTTTTCAGAAGTTCGGGAATTTGGCTATTACTATTTCCAAAGCTCTCCCTATCCTTTCCGAAGCGATTTCTTTTGTGGCTGGCACCACGGCTATCTCCTTTAAGACTTTTCTGTTATACTCTTCTCTTGGCCATTTAGTAGTGTCGGTGATATACGCGTACTTGGGCAACTTTTCAAATACAATTAATTCGGGCTTAGTAACGGTTATGGTAATTGTAAGTACCGTTATTATAGGCTGGGTTGTTCAGAAAATCTTGAAGTACAAACAAAAAGAAACCAATACATAG